A DNA window from Mycolicibacter terrae contains the following coding sequences:
- the recR gene encoding recombination mediator RecR yields MFEGPVQDLIDELGKLPGIGPKSAQRIAFHLLSVEPSEIDRLTAVLTKVRDGVRFCEVCGNVSDAQRCRICGDSRRDFAQICVVEEPKDVAAIERTREFHGRYHVLGGALDPLSGIGPEQLRVRELLNRVGERVDGVDVSEVIIATDPNTEGEATATYLVRMLRDIPGLSVTRLASGLPMGGDLEFADELTLGRAFTGRRAMA; encoded by the coding sequence ACCTCATCGATGAGCTGGGCAAGCTGCCGGGTATCGGACCGAAGAGCGCCCAGCGGATCGCCTTTCACCTGCTGTCGGTGGAGCCCTCCGAGATCGACCGGCTCACCGCGGTGTTGACGAAGGTTCGCGACGGGGTGCGGTTCTGCGAGGTGTGCGGCAACGTCTCGGATGCGCAGCGCTGCCGGATCTGCGGGGACTCCCGCCGCGACTTCGCCCAGATCTGCGTCGTGGAGGAGCCCAAGGACGTCGCCGCCATCGAGCGCACCAGGGAGTTCCACGGCCGCTACCACGTGCTCGGCGGCGCGTTGGATCCGCTGTCGGGGATCGGCCCGGAGCAATTGCGGGTGCGCGAGCTGCTGAATCGGGTCGGGGAGCGGGTCGACGGGGTCGACGTCAGCGAGGTGATCATCGCCACCGACCCCAACACCGAGGGTGAGGCGACCGCCACCTACCTGGTCCGGATGCTGCGCGACATCCCGGGGTTGAGCGTTACCCGCCTGGCGTCCGGGCTGCCGATGGGCGGTGACCTGGAGTTTGCCGACGAGCTGACCCTGGGCCGGGCCTTCACCGGTCGTCGCGCCATGGCCTGA
- a CDS encoding DUF559 domain-containing protein, with amino-acid sequence MGDVFIGSEALEQRRLTEYELRRWHRAIFRDVYVPKTRQLTLRDRIEGAWLRSGRNGVIAGVAASALHGARWVDADIPIELVWPNTRPPPGLIARDETLADDEQITVTGIPVTTPARTAYDLGRHLPRGRAVARLDALARATPFSTEDVLLIAKHHKGARGLRRLRAVLPLVDPGAASLQESWLRLRLIDAGLPSPTTQIPVCDGSYWPFAWLDMGWEDYKVSAEYDGDQHQKDRQQYVNDHKRQRRLERVGWINIRVINEDNPQETVRRVTEAMRIRGWRR; translated from the coding sequence ATGGGAGATGTCTTCATCGGGAGCGAGGCGCTGGAGCAACGCCGTCTCACCGAGTACGAGCTGCGCCGCTGGCACCGGGCGATCTTCCGCGACGTCTATGTGCCGAAGACACGCCAGCTGACGCTGCGCGACCGGATCGAGGGGGCGTGGCTGCGGTCTGGACGTAACGGCGTGATCGCGGGTGTTGCGGCTTCCGCGCTGCACGGCGCCAGGTGGGTCGACGCCGATATCCCGATCGAGCTGGTCTGGCCGAATACCCGGCCGCCGCCCGGCCTGATCGCTCGCGATGAAACCCTGGCCGATGACGAACAAATCACAGTCACCGGCATACCGGTCACCACGCCGGCCCGCACCGCTTACGACCTGGGCCGCCACCTGCCCCGGGGCCGGGCGGTCGCCCGGCTCGACGCGCTCGCGAGGGCCACCCCGTTCAGCACCGAGGACGTGCTGTTGATCGCCAAGCACCACAAGGGCGCCCGTGGTTTACGACGGCTGCGCGCGGTGCTACCGCTCGTCGATCCCGGCGCCGCCTCACTCCAAGAGTCCTGGCTGCGGCTACGACTCATCGACGCCGGTCTGCCCAGCCCGACCACCCAGATCCCGGTGTGCGACGGCAGCTACTGGCCGTTCGCCTGGCTTGATATGGGATGGGAGGACTACAAGGTATCCGCTGAATACGACGGGGATCAGCATCAAAAGGATCGTCAGCAGTACGTCAACGACCACAAGCGACAGCGCAGGCTGGAACGCGTGGGCTGGATCAACATCCGGGTGATCAACGAGGACAACCCCCAAGAGACCGTCCGCCGCGTCACCGAGGCGATGCGAATCCGCGGCTGGCGGCGCTAA
- a CDS encoding NAD(P)/FAD-dependent oxidoreductase, whose protein sequence is MTRNGTVIIGGGLAAVRTAEQLRRNDYTDPITIVGAEAHPPYDRPPLSKEMLQREAVTAADVALKPAAFYEQHRIGLRLGSAARTLDTAARTVTLAHGAVLGYDRLVIATGLVPNRIPSFADLDGIHVLRSFDDCLALRRRAAGARRAVVVGAGFIGCEVSASLRGAGMQVVLVEPQATPLASVLGEQVGALITRLHRTEGVEVCTGAQVASVSGTDGVESVTLSDGSVLAADLVVVGIGSRPACDWLAGSEVAVADGVVCDAVGRTSAQDVWAIGDVASWRDANGAQARVEHWSNVAEQARTLVSAMLNLDAVASAGVPYFWSDQYDIKIQCLGHPRTGDTVHLAEDDGRRFLAYYERGGVLAAVVGAGIPEKVRTARGKIAAGAPISEVLQPV, encoded by the coding sequence GTGACCCGGAACGGAACGGTGATCATCGGCGGCGGGCTGGCCGCGGTCCGCACCGCAGAACAGCTGCGTCGCAACGACTACACCGATCCCATCACCATCGTCGGCGCCGAGGCCCATCCGCCCTACGACCGTCCGCCGCTGTCCAAGGAGATGCTGCAGCGCGAGGCCGTCACCGCCGCGGACGTCGCCCTCAAACCGGCCGCGTTCTACGAGCAGCACCGCATCGGGTTGCGGCTCGGTTCGGCGGCGCGCACCCTCGACACGGCGGCCCGCACCGTGACGCTGGCCCACGGGGCGGTGCTGGGATACGACCGGCTGGTGATCGCCACCGGCCTGGTGCCCAACCGCATTCCGTCGTTTGCGGACCTGGACGGTATCCACGTGCTGCGCTCGTTCGACGACTGCTTGGCGCTGCGCCGGCGGGCGGCGGGTGCGCGCCGCGCCGTGGTCGTCGGGGCGGGCTTCATCGGCTGCGAGGTCTCGGCCAGTCTGCGCGGCGCCGGTATGCAGGTGGTGCTGGTGGAGCCGCAGGCCACCCCGCTGGCATCCGTGCTCGGCGAACAGGTGGGTGCGCTGATCACAAGGCTGCACCGCACCGAGGGCGTCGAGGTGTGCACCGGCGCGCAGGTGGCCTCCGTCTCCGGAACCGACGGCGTCGAGTCGGTGACACTCTCCGACGGCTCGGTGCTCGCCGCCGATCTGGTGGTGGTCGGGATCGGGTCCCGGCCCGCCTGCGATTGGCTGGCCGGCAGCGAGGTCGCCGTGGCCGACGGCGTCGTCTGCGACGCGGTGGGACGTACCAGCGCCCAAGACGTCTGGGCGATCGGCGACGTGGCGTCCTGGCGGGACGCGAACGGCGCGCAGGCCCGCGTCGAGCATTGGAGCAACGTCGCCGAGCAGGCGAGGACCCTGGTGTCGGCGATGCTGAACCTGGACGCGGTGGCGAGCGCGGGCGTGCCGTACTTCTGGAGCGATCAGTACGACATCAAGATCCAGTGCCTGGGCCACCCGCGCACCGGCGACACCGTGCACCTGGCCGAGGATGACGGTCGCCGGTTTTTGGCCTACTACGAGCGCGGCGGGGTGCTGGCCGCCGTGGTGGGCGCGGGCATCCCGGAGAAAGTCCGCACGGCGCGCGGAAAGATCGCCGCCGGAGCCCCGATCTCTGAAGTGCTGCAACCGGTTTAG
- a CDS encoding rubredoxin, which yields MNDYKLFRCLQCGFEYDEALGWPEDGIAPGTRWADIADDWSCPDCGAAKADFEMVEVARS from the coding sequence ATGAACGACTACAAACTGTTCCGGTGCCTTCAGTGCGGCTTCGAGTACGACGAGGCGCTGGGCTGGCCGGAAGACGGAATCGCACCCGGCACCCGCTGGGCCGACATCGCCGACGACTGGAGCTGCCCGGACTGCGGAGCCGCGAAGGCCGACTTCGAGATGGTGGAAGTGGCGCGGTCGTGA
- a CDS encoding rubredoxin, whose product MAGYGCPGCGYVYDEATGEPREGFPAGTPWQQIPDDWACPDCAVREKLDFQPTGAN is encoded by the coding sequence ATGGCCGGGTACGGGTGCCCGGGCTGCGGGTACGTCTACGACGAGGCCACCGGGGAGCCCCGAGAGGGGTTCCCGGCCGGCACGCCCTGGCAGCAGATCCCCGACGACTGGGCCTGCCCGGACTGTGCGGTACGCGAAAAGCTGGATTTCCAACCGACAGGAGCGAACTGA